One Equus asinus isolate D_3611 breed Donkey chromosome 26, EquAss-T2T_v2, whole genome shotgun sequence genomic window carries:
- the CIC gene encoding protein capicua homolog isoform X4, which translates to MKPMRKACTGLPGPGSGGKSPPATRAKALRRRGAGEGNKPEEEDDEAQQQQQQQQPSPEEAEEGEEEEAERGPGAEGLPPELHPDDPAPGPAEDPKVEGEAGRWEPSLSRKTATFKSRAPKKKYVEEHAGGSGSGGAAGAPEERSRTPEEAGALGVPPRPPTSTRSSSTDTASEHSADLEDEPAEACGPGPWPPGGTSGGYDLRQLRSQRVLARRGDGLFLPAVVRQVRRSQDLGVQFPGDRALTFYEGAPGGGVDVVLDATPPPGALMVGTAVCTCVEPGMAAYREGVVVEVTTKPAAYKVRLSPGPSSQLGPPATLPQPPQPPHRESEEAVWVARSSLRLLRPPWEPEALPRKPSKGPEEEQAEPGATLPPCPAALDPKQPEDAEVSKISFGGNLGACEEGEEKHPPALGTPALLPLPPPQLLSPPPKSPAFAGPGRPGEQPSPCQEGSQGGSRSSSVASLEKGAAPAARARTPLTAAQQKYKKGDVVCTPNGIRKKFNGKQWRRLCSRDGCMKESQRRGYCSRHLSMRTKEMEGLADSGPGGAGRPAGVAAREGSTEFDWGDETSRDSEASSVAARGDSRPRLVAPADLSRFEFDECEAAVMLVSLGSSRSGTPSFSPVSTQSPFSPAPSPSPSPLFGFRPANFSPINASPVIQRTAVRSRHLSASTPKGGVLTPPDLGPHPPPPAPRERHSSGILPTFQTNLTFTVPISPGRRKTELLPHPGTLGAPGTGGGGAAADFPKSDSLDSGVDSVSHTPTPSTPAGFRAVSPAVPFSRSRQPSPLLLLPPPAGLTSDPGPSVRRVPAVQRDSPVIVRNPDVPLPSKFPGEVGTAGEARAAGPGRGCRETSVPTGVASGKPGLPPPLPAPVPITVPPAAPTAVAQPMPTFGLASSPFQPVAFHPSPAALLPVLVPSSYTSHPAPKKEVIMGRPGTVWTNVEPRSVAVFPWHSLVPFLAPSQPDPSVQPSEAQQPASHPVASNQSKEPAESAAVAHEQPPGGTGNADPGRPPGATCPESPGPGPPHTLGVVEPGKGPPPTTEDEAPGAPGEPRLDSETESDHDDAFLSIMSPEIHLPLPPGKRRTQSLSALPKERDSSSEKDGRSPNKREKDHIRRPMNAFMIFSKRHRALVHQRHPNQDNRTVSKILGEWWYALGPKEKQKYHDLAFQVKEAHFKAHPDWKWCNKDRKKSSSEAKPTSLGLAGGHKETRERSMSETGTAAAPGVSSELLSVAAQTLLSSDTKAPGSGSCGAERLHTVGGPGSARPRAFSHSGVHSLDGGEVDSQALQELTQMVSGPASYSGPKPSTQYGAPGPFAAPGEGGALAASGRPPLLPTRASRSQRAASEDMTSDEERMVICEEEGDDDVIADDGFSNTDIDLKCKERVTDSESGDSSGEDPEGSKGFGRKVFSPVIRSSFTHCRPSLDPEPPGPPDPPTAFGKGYGPTPSSSSSSPASSSASAATSFSLGSGTFKAQESGQGSTAGPLRPPPPGAGGPATPSKAARFLSTDPVTFRRKRPESVGGLDPPGPSVIAAPPSGGGSVLQTLVLPPNKEEREGSGARMPSAPAPSLAYGAPAAPLSRPAATMVTNVVRPVSSTPVPIASKPFPTSGRAEVSPNDTAGARTETVTGSRAPGGSPLGVSLVYSDKKSTAATSPAPHLVAGSLLGTVGKAPATVTNLLVGTPGYGTPAPPAVQFIAQGAPGSGATASSGAGAGSGPNGPVPLGILQPGALGKAGGITQVQYILPTLPQQLQVAPAPAPAPGTKAAAPSGPAPTTSIRFTLPPGTSTNGKVLAATAPTPGIPILQSVPSAPPPKAQSVSPVQAPPPGGSAQLLPGKVLVPLAAPSMSVRGGGAGQPLPLVSPSFSVPVQNGAQPPSKIIQLTPVPVSTPSGLVPPLSPATLPGPASQPQKVLLPSSTRITYVQSAGGHALPLGTSPVSSQAGTVTSYGPTSSVALGFTSLGPSGPAFVQPLLSGQAPLLAPGQVGVSPVPSPQLPPTCAGPGGPVITAFYPGSPAPSSSAPLAQPSQAPPGLVYTVATSTTPPAATILPKGPPAPATATPAPTSPFPSATGSMTYSLVAPKAQRPTPKPPQKVKAAIASIPVGSFEAGAPGRPGPAPRQPLEPGPAREPPASESELEGQPTTPAPPPPPETWAPTARSSPLPPPPAEERASTKGPETMANKFPSSSSDWRVPGVGLESRGEPPTPPSPAPVPAPAPGSSSGSSEGSSGRAAGDTPERKEAATTGKKVKVRPPPLKKTFDSVDKVLSEVDFEERFAELPEFRPEEVLPSPTLQSLATSPRAILGSYRKKRKNSTDLDSAPEDPTSPKRKMRRRSSCSSEPNTPKSAKCEGDIFTFDRTGTEAEDVLGELEYEKVPYSSLRRTLDQRRALVMQLFQDHGFFPSAQATAAFQARYADIFPSKVCLQLKIREVRQKIMQAATPTEQAPGAEAPLPGPPPTGTAAPPVPTPSPAGGPDPTSPGSDSGTAPAAPPLPPPPEPGPGQPGWEGPPQPSPPPTGPSTAATGR; encoded by the exons ATGAAGCCAATGAGGAAGGCGTGCACTGGCCTCCCAGGTCCTGGCAGCGGCGGCAAGTCCCCACCAGCCACCAGGGCCAAGGCCCTGAGGCGgcgaggggctggggagggcaacAAGCCAGAGGAGGAGGACGACGaggcacagcagcagcagcagcagcagcagccaagcCCAGAAGAGGctgaggagggtgaggaggaggaagctgagcGAGGCCCCGGGGCAGAGGGGCTGCCCCCGGAGCTGCACCCCGACgacccagccccaggcccagccgAGGACCCCAAGGTAGAGGGAGAGGCAGGCCGCTGGGAACCTTCACTCAGCCGAAAGACAGCCACGTTCAAGTCTCGAGCGCCCAAGAAGAAGTACGTGGAGGAGCATGCGGGTGGCAGTGGCAGCGGTGGGGCCGCTGGGGCCCCTGAAGAGCGGTCGCGGACCCCCGAGGAGGCTGGTGCCCTGGGTGTGCCTCCACGGCCACCCACCTCCACCCGCTCCTCCTCCACTGACACAGCCAGCGAGCACTCAGCTGACCTGGAGGATGAGCCAGCTGAAGCTTGTGGGCCAGGCCCCTGGCCCCCAGGTGGCACCAGTGGTGGCTATGATCTGCGGCAACTGAGGTCCCAGCGGGTGCTGGCTCGGCGTGGGGATGGCCTCTTCCTGCCAGCTGTGGTGCGCCAGGTGCGCCGAAGCCAGGACCTGGGTGTGCAGTTCCCTGGGGACCGGGCCCTGACTTTCTATGAGGGGGCACCTGGCGGTGGCGTGGATGTAGTTTTGGATGCCACGCCACCACCGGGCGCACTGATGGTGGGCACAGCCGTCTGTACCTGTGTGGAGCCTGGCATGGCTGCCTACCGTGAGGGTGTGGTGGTGGAGGTGACCACCAAGCCAGCTGCCTACAAGGTCCGCCTcagccctggccccagctcccagctgggTCCACCAGCCACCCTACCACAGCCCCCACAGCCACCACACCGTGAGTCCGAGGAGGCTGTATGGGTAGCCCGCTCCAGCCTGCGCCTATTGCGGCCCCCCTGGGAACCTGAGGCCTTGCCCAGGAAGCCCtccaaaggccctgaggaggagcaggctgagCCTGGGGCCACCCTGCCACCCTGCCCTGCTGCCCTGGACCCCAAGCAGCCTGAGGATGCTGAGGTCTCCAAGATCAGCTTTGGTGGGAACCTGGGAGCTTGTGAAGAGGGCGAGGAGAAGCACCCGCCAGCCCTGGgcaccccagccctgctcccactgcccccaccccagctcttgTCACCGCCACCAAAGTCCCCAGCCTTCGCAGGCCCAGGCCGCCCTGGTGAGCAGCCTTCACCCTGCCAGGAGGGGAGTCAGGGCGGGAGTCGTAGCAGCAGCGTGGCCTCTCTGGAGAAGGGGGCTGCGCCGGCCGCCCGGGCCCGCACACCACTGACAGCCGCCCAGCAGAAGTATAAGAAGGGCGATGTGGTCTGCACACCCAACGGAATCCGCAAGAAATTCAACGGCAAGCAGTGGCGACGGCTGTGCTCACGCGATGGCTGTATGAAGGAGTCGCAGCGGCGGGGCTACTGCTCGCGCCACCTGTCCATGCGAACCAAGGAGATGGAGGGCCTGGCGGACAGTGGCCCAGGTGGGGCTGGGCGACCTGCCGGCGTGGCAGCCCGTGAGGGCAGCACCGAGTTTGACTGGGGTGATGAAACTTCGCGAGACAGCGAGGCCAGCAGCGTGGCTGCCCGTGGAGACTCACGCCCACGCCTGGTGGCCCCTGCTGATCTGTCCCGCTTTGAGTTCGATGAGTGTGAGGCGGCTGTGATGCTGGTGTCCTTGGGCAGTTCACGCTCGGgcactccttccttctcccctgtcTCCACACAGTCGCCCTTCTCTCCCGCCCCATCACCCTCACCCTCGCCGCTCTTCGGCTTCCGCCCTGCCAACTTCAGCCCCATCAATGCTTCACCGGTCATCCAACGCACTGCTGTACGCAGTCGCCACCTGAGCGCCAGCACCCCTAAGGGAGGCGTGCTGACGCCACCAGACCTGGGCCCCCACCCGCCGCCACCTGCCCCCCGAGAGCGCCATTCCTCTGGCATCCTGCCCACCTTCCAGACCAACCTGACCTTTACCGTGCCCATCAGCCCTGGGCGGCGGAAGACAGAGCTCCTGCCCCACCCAGGGACATTGGGGGCCCCTGGCACAGGGGGCGGAGGAGCTGCTGCAGACTTCCCCAAGAGTGACAGCCTAGACTCTGGTGTGGACTCGGTGTCCCACACACCTACACCGTCCACACCGGCTGGCTTCCGGGCTGTGTCACCTGCTGTGCCCTTCTCCCGCTCCCGCCAGCCCTCACCGTTGCTGCTGTTGCCCCCACCTGCTGGCCTGACCTCGGATCCTGGGCCCTCTGTGCGCAGGGTGCCTGCTGTGCAGCGGGACTCTCCTGTCATTGTCCGCAACCCTGATGTGCCGCTACCCTCCAAAttccctggggaggtgggcacTGCCGGAGAGGCCCGGGCTGCAGGACCTGGGCGAGGCTGCCGAGAGACCTCGGTACCCACCGGGGTAGCCAGTGGGAAGCCTggcctgccccctcctctgccaGCCCCAGTGCCCATCACTGTGCCTCCAGCTGCGCCAACTGCTGTGGCTCAGCCAATGCCCACCTTCGGCCTGGCTTCTTCACCCTTCCAGCCAGTGGCCTTCCACCCCTCACCTGCTGCCCTGTTGCCCGTCCTGGTGCCCAGCAGCTACACCAGCCATCCTGCCCCCAAGAAGGAAGTCATCATGGGTCGGCCTGGCACAG TGTGGACGAACGTGGAACCTCGCTCTGTGGCTGTGTTCCCGTGGCACTCCTTAGTCCCCTTCCTGGCCCCCAGCCAGCCTGACCCCTCTGTGCAACCAAGTGAGGCCCAGCAACCTGCCAGCCACCCAGTGGCCTCCAACCAGAGCAAAG AACCTGCTGAGTCGGCCGCTGTTGCTCATGAGCAGCCACCAGGCGGGACAGGGAATGCTGACCCTGGGCGGCCCCCTGGAGCCACATGCCCTGAAAGCCCAGGGCCCGGACCCCCCCACACTTTGGGCGTGGTGGAACCTGGAAAGGGCCCCCCTCCCACCACTGAGGATGAGGCCCCTGGCGCTCCAGGAGAGCCCCGGCTGGACAGTGAGACGGAGAGTGACCATGATGATGC CTTCCTCTCCATCATGTCTCCTGAGATCCATTTGCCTCTGCCACCTGGCAAACGCCGGACCCAGTCCCTCAGTGCCCTGCCCAAGGAACGAGACTCATCTTCAGAGAAGGATGGACGCAGCCCCAACAAG CGGGAGAAGGACCACATCCGGCGGCCCATGAATGCCTTCATGATCTTCAGCAAGCGTCACCGGGCCCTGGTCCACCAGCGTCATCCCAACCAGGACAACCGAACTGTTAGCAAGATCCTGGGCGAGTGGTGGTACGCCCTGGGACCCAAGGAGAAGCAGAAGTACCATGACCTGGCGTTCCAG GTGAAAGAGGCCCACTTTAAGGCCCACCCAGACTGGAAGTGGTGCAACAAGGACCGGAAGAAGTCCAGCTCAGAGGCCAAGCCCACAAGTCTGGGGCTGGCAGGAGGGCACAAGGAGACTCGGGAGCGGAGCATGTCGGAGACAGGCACTGCTGCTGCCCCTGGAG TGTCCTCAGAGCTCTTGTCCGTTGCAGCCCAGACACTCTTGAGCTCAGACACCAAGGCTCCGGGGAGCGGCTCCTGTGGGGCAGAACGTCTGCACACAGTCGGGGGACCTGGCTCGGCCCGGCCCCGAGCCTTCTCCCACAGTGGCGTCCACAGTCTGGATGGCGGGGAAGTAGACAGCCAGGCACTACAGGAACTGACACAG ATGGTGTCTGGCCCTGCGTCCTACTCTGGCCCCAAACCTTCCACCCAATATGGGGCTCCAGGCCCTTTTGCAGCACCTGGTGAGGGTGGTGCCCTGGCGGCCAGTGGGCGGCCTCCACTGTTGCCCACCCGAGCCTCCCGTTCCCAGCGTGCGGCCAGCGAGGACATGACAAGTGACGAGGAACGCATGGTCATctgtgaggaggaaggagatgaTGATGTCATTG CTGACGATGGCTTCAGCAACACTGACATTGACCTCAAGTGTAAGGAGCGGGTGACTGACAGCGAGAGCGGAGACAGCTCTGGGGAGGACCCAGAGGGCAGCAAG GGCTTTGGCCGGAAGGTGTTCTCACCTGTGATCCGTTCCTCCTTTACCCACTGCCGTCCATCGCTGGATCCTGAGCCCCCAGGACCCCCAGATCCACCTACAGCCTTTGGCAAAGGCTACGGCCCCACCCCGTCTTCCTCCTCATCCtcgcctgcctcctcctcagcctcagCAGCCACCTCCTTCTCACTAGGCTCAGGGACCTTCAAGGCCCAGGAGTCAGGTCAGGGCAGCACAGCAGGCCCACTACGGCCCCCaccccctggggctgggggcccagcGACACCTTCCAAGGCTGCACGGTTCCTCTCAACGGATCCTGTTACCTTCCGACGCAAGAGACCTGAAAGCGTTGGAGGCCTGGACCCACCAGGTCCCTCAGTTATTGCGGCGCCTCCTAGTGGGGGAGGAAGTGTCCTGCAGACACTGGTCCTACCCCCAAACAAGGAGGAACGGGAGGGCAGTGGAGCCCGCATGCCCTCGGCCCCAGCCCCATCGCTGGCGTATGGGGCCCCAGCAGCGCCCCTGTCCCGCCCGGCTGCCACCATGGTCACCAACGTAGTGCGGCCTGTCAGCAGCACTCCTGTGCCCATCGCCTCTAAACCCTTCCCCACCTCTGGCCGGGCAGAGGTGTCTCCAAATGACACAGCAGGTGCCAGGACTGAGACGGTCACTGGGTCCCGGGCACCTGGGGGCTCCCCGCTGGGTGTCAGCTTAGTGTATTCGGACAAGAAGTCGACAGCAGCCACCTCGCCAGCCCCACATCTGGTGGCTGGGTCCCTACTGGGCACTGTGGGGAAGGCACCTGCTACTGTCACCAACCTGCTGGTGGGCACCCCGGGTTATGGGACCCCAGCACCCCCTGCTGTGCAGTTCATTGCCCAAGGAGCCCCTGGCAGTGGGGCCACTGCGAGCTCAGGAGCAGGTGCTGGGAGTGGCCCCAATGGGCCAGTGCCGTTGGGCATCCTGCAGCCAGGTGCCCTGGGCAAGGCTGGGGGAATCACCCAGGTGCAGTACATCCTGCCCACCCTGCCCCAGCAGCTTCAAGTGGCGCCTGCCCCAGCACCAGCCCCTGGGACCAAGGCAGCGGCTCCCAGCGGCCCTGCACCCACCACCAGCATCCGTTTCACCCTCCCACCGGGCACCTCCACCAATGGCAAAGTCCTGGCCGCCACTGCACCCACTCCTGGCATCCCCATCCTGCAGTCCGTACCTTCCGCCCCACCCCCCAAAG CCCAGTCAGTTTCTCCTgtgcaggccccgcccccaggtggCTCAGCCCAGCTGCTACCTGGGAAGGTACTAGTGCCCCTGGCTGCCCCTAGCATGTCAGTGCGggggggaggggccggccagCCACTGCCCCTGGTGAGCCCATCCTTCTCAGTACCTGTGCAGAACGGCGCCCAGCCACCCAGCAAG ATCATCCAGCTGACTCCAGTGCCTGTGAGCACACCCAGCGGCCTGGTGCCGCCCCTCAGCCCGGCCACGCTCCCTGGACCCGCCTCTCAGCCTCAGAAGGTCCTGCTGCCCTCCTCCACCAG AATCACCTATGTGCAGTCAGCGGGCGGGCATGCGCTGCCCCTGGGCACCAGCCCTGTGTCCAGCCAGGCCGGAACGGTCACCTCGTACGGCCCCACAAGCTCGGTAGCCCTAGGCTTCACCTCGCTGGGGCCCAGCGGCCCTGCCTTCGTGCAGCCCCTGCTTTCAG GCCAAGCCCCGCTGCTGGCTCCCGGCCAGGTGGGCGTGTCGCCCgtgcccagcccccagctgcctccCACCTGCGCAGGCCCCGGAGGTCCCGTCATCACGGCGTTTTACCCTGGCAGCCCCGCACCCAGCTCCTCAGCACCCCTGGCCCAGCCATCCCAGGCCCCCCCAGGCCTGGTCTACACTGTGGCCACCAGTACCACCCCACCTGCTGCCACCATCCTGCCCAAGGGCCCACCAGCCCCTGCCACTGCCACCCCGGCCCCCACCAGCCCTTTCCCTAGTGCCACAG GCTCCATGACTTACAGCTTAGTGGCCCCCAAGGCCCAGCGgcccaccccaaagcccccccagaaAGTGAAGGCAGCCATTGCCAGCATTCCCGTGGGCTCCTTTGAGGCAGGTGCCCCTGGGCGGCCTGGCCCTGCACCCCGGCAGCCCTTGGAGCCCGGCCCAGCCCGTGAGCCTCCTGCCTCCGAGTCTGAGCTTGAGGGGCAGCCTACAACACCGGCTCCTCCACCACCCCCAGAGACCTGGGCTCCCACTGCCCGGAGCAGTCCCCTGCCACCTCCACCTGCTGAGGAGAGGGCCAGCACCAAGGGCCCTGAGACTATG gccaacAAATTCCCCAGCTCATCTTCAGACTGGCGCGTCCCTGGGGTGGGCCTGGAGAGCCGTGGGGAGCCTCCCactcctcccagcccagccccagttccagccccagcccctggtagcagcagtggcagcagcgaGGGCAGCAGTGGGAGGGCAGCCGGGGACACTCCCGAGCGCAAGGAGGCGGCTACTACCGGCAAGAAGGTGAAGGTGCGGCCCCCGCCCCTGAAGAAGACCTTTGACTCTGTGGACAA GGTCCTGTCAGAGGTCGACTTCGAAGAGCGCTTTGCTGAGCTGCCCGAGTTTCGGCCTGAGGAGGTGCTGCCTTCGCCCACCCTGCAGTCTCTGGCCACCTCACCCCGGGCCATCCTGGGCTCCTATCgcaagaagaggaagaactcCACCG ATCTGGACTCAGCCCCTGAGGACCCCACCTCGCCCAAGCGCAAGATGAGGAGACGCTCCAGCTGTAGCTCAGAGCCCAACACCCCTAAGAGTGCCAAATGCGAGGGGGACATCTTCACCTTTGACCGTACAG GTACAGAAGCCGAGGATGTGCTTGGGGAGCTGGAA